The genomic segment AACGTGATGTGCAATGGTATAAACATAGGCATTTGCCGTTGTTGCTTGTTCATCTTCCAAGTCAATTGATACCTGACCAATGAAGTGAAAGGTTGTTTCATACTGTTTGAGTGTTGAAAAAGCATCAAGAAGTTGTTCAGAAGTTGTTATTTCCTCAGGAGCTCCATTATTCCAAGGGTAGTAAACACTCATTCCTCCGTTTGTGTCAAAAAGTTCAAATTGTGCCTGAGTTTTCCTAGAATCTGCAAAGGTTGCATAGTCATTAATCAGTTGTTGAATTTGTTCTTTGTTGTTCATTTTTGAATTTCTCACTTTCTTGTTGAGCTAATTTTTCATGGAGAGTTATTTTGTTGGCCAAAAATTCCCGTGTTTTCTGGAGTTCAAAAAATTTTCTGTCTAATTCCAATGCTGTTTTATATAGTAATTTGACAGAAAGTTGATGGTTCTCATAGTTGTCAAAGATTTTATGAATATCTTGTAAAGATACACCAGCGGTACGATAATGTAAAACAAGTTCAAGCCTTGTTAGACTTTCTTCATCAAAAACTCGATTTCCATTATTGTCTCGGGGAACTTTAAGAAATCCTTTTCGTTCATAAAAACGGATGCTTGAAGCAGGGACATTAAACTGTTTCGAAACTTCTTGAATAGTGGGCATTTGTTCTCCTTTTGCTCTTCAGAGATAAGTATAGCACCTTAAACCTTGTTTAAGTCAAGTGATTTATTTAAAGTAAATATGTCCCCACCCTATGGGGTAGATGAGGATGAGTAGAAATTTAATTCAGTAATGCTGTTGTCTACTGCTATTGCAGGTTTAACCTGTTAGTATGACCCTTGGTTGTAACGCACTAAAGTAAAGCATGGCGAAGATGGCGGCTAAAAGAGGGAAAATGTCTCGCGAAATAAACAACTTCATCAAAAAAGTCCTCTTATTCGAGGACTTCATTAGGTATGAACTTTTATCAAAGCAAGTGCGTGCTATCTCCATCCTTTGGGATACACTGTCGATGCTCGCCACGGTGCTAAAGTGCCT from the Lactococcus allomyrinae genome contains:
- a CDS encoding MerR family transcriptional regulator, whose amino-acid sequence is MPTIQEVSKQFNVPASSIRFYERKGFLKVPRDNNGNRVFDEESLTRLELVLHYRTAGVSLQDIHKIFDNYENHQLSVKLLYKTALELDRKFFELQKTREFLANKITLHEKLAQQESEKFKNEQQRTNSTTD
- a CDS encoding nuclear transport factor 2 family protein; translated protein: MNNKEQIQQLINDYATFADSRKTQAQFELFDTNGGMSVYYPWNNGAPEEITTSEQLLDAFSTLKQYETTFHFIGQVSIDLEDEQATTANAYVYTIAHHVTITEDGSKSLMIAYLRYKDTLIKTANTWKFKHRALYADVIENRVLK